Proteins encoded within one genomic window of Pongo pygmaeus isolate AG05252 chromosome 6, NHGRI_mPonPyg2-v2.0_pri, whole genome shotgun sequence:
- the ZNF394 gene encoding zinc finger protein 394 isoform X3 — protein MNSSLTVQRRGSDAELGPWVMAARSKDAALSQRDGLLPVKVEEDSPGSWEPSYPAAWPDPETSRLHFRQLRYQEVAGPEEALSRLRELCRRWLRPELLSKEQILELLVLEQFLTILPEELQAWVREHCPESGEEAVAVVRALQRALDGTSPQGMVTFEDMAVSLTWEEWERLDPARRDFCRESAQKDSGSTVPPSLESRVENKELIPMQQILEEVEPQGQLQEAFQGKHPLFSKCGSTHEDRVEKQSGNPLPLKLENSAEAEGLNSISDVNKNGSIEGEDSKNNELQNSARCSNLVLCQHIPKAERPTDGEEHGNKCKQSFHMVAWHVLKPHKSDSGDSFHHSSFFETQRQLHEERPYKCGNCGKSFKQRSDLFRHQRIHTGPVKMKGRGCLLSSTRGSHHHGQATTVSLMQGVSLCRPGWSAVVQSWLTAISTSRVQAIFLSQPPE, from the exons ATGAATTCCAGCTTGACCGTCCAGAGGCGCGGCAGTGACGCCGAGTTGGGACCCTGGGTGATGGCTGCGAGGTCCAAGGACGCGGCGCTGTCCCAACGCGACGGACTTTTGCCCGTGAAAGTGGAGGAAGACTCACCCGGAAGTTGGGAGCCCAGCTATCCCGCGGCTTGGCCTGACCCCGAAACTTCTCGACTGCACTTTAGGCAGCTGCGTTACCAGGAGGTGGCTGGACCGGAAGAGGCGCTGAGCCGGCTCCGAGAACTCTGTCGTCGGTGGCTGAGGCCCGAGCTGCTCTCCAAGGAGCAGATCCTGGAGCTGCTGGTGCTGGAGCAGTTCCTCACCATCCTGCCCGAGGAGCTCCAAGCCTGGGTGCGAGAGCACTGCCCAGAGAGCGGGGAGGAGGCGGTGGCCGTGGTGCGGGCTCTGCAGCGAGCGCTCGATGGAACCTCACCCCAG GGGATGGTGACTTTCGAGGACATGGCTGTGTCTCTAACCTGGGAGGAGTGGGAGCGCCTGGACCCAGCACGGAGGGACTTCTGCAGAGAGAGTGCGCAGAAGGATTCCGGGAGCACAGTTCCGCCGA GTTTGGAAAGCAGAGTGGAGAACAAAGAGTTGATTCCAATGCAACAAATTTTAGAAGAAGTGGAGCCACAGGGGCAACTACAAGAGGCGTTCCAGGGGAAGCACCCCCTGTTTTCTAAGTGTGGCAGTACCCATGAGGACAGGGTGGAAAAGCAGTCTGGAAACCCCTTGCCCCTGAAACTTGAAAATTCTGCTGAAGCAGAAGGACTCAACAGCATCTCAGATGTCAACAAGAATGGTTCCATAGAAGGGGAAGACTCTAAAAATAATGAATTGCAGAACAGTGCCAGATGTTCCAACCTTGTTCTATGTCAGCACATCCCAAAAGCAGAGAGGCCCACTGACGGTGAGGAACACGGGAACAAGTGCAAGCAGAGTTTCCACATGGTGGCGTGGCACGTGCTGAAACCTCACAAGTCTGACAGTGGAGACAGTTTCCATCATTCCAGCTTTTTTGAGACCCAGAGGCAGCTCCATGAAGAGAGACCTTATAAATGTGGTAACTGTGGGAAGAGTTTCAAACAACGCTCTGACCTCTTTAGACACCAGAGAATCCACACAG GTCCTGTGAAAATGAAGGGAAGAGGGTGTCTGCTCAGTTCCACTAGGGGCTCCCACCATCACGGTCAGGCGACCACTGTCTCTCTGATGCAG ggggtctcactctgtcgtccaggctggagtgcagtggtgcaatcttggctcactgcaatctccacctcccgggttcaagcaattttcctgtctcagcctcctgagtag
- the ZNF394 gene encoding zinc finger protein 394 isoform X7 — MNSSLTVQRRGSDAELGPWVMAARSKDAALSQRDGLLPVKVEEDSPGSWEPSYPAAWPDPETSRLHFRQLRYQEVAGPEEALSRLRELCRRWLRPELLSKEQILELLVLEQFLTILPEELQAWVREHCPESGEEAVAVVRALQRALDGTSPQGMVTFEDMAVSLTWEEWERLDPARRDFCRESAQKDSGSTVPPSPVKMKGRGCLLSSTRGSHHHGQATTVSLMQGVSLCRPGWSAVVQSWLTAISTSRVQAIFLSQPPE; from the exons ATGAATTCCAGCTTGACCGTCCAGAGGCGCGGCAGTGACGCCGAGTTGGGACCCTGGGTGATGGCTGCGAGGTCCAAGGACGCGGCGCTGTCCCAACGCGACGGACTTTTGCCCGTGAAAGTGGAGGAAGACTCACCCGGAAGTTGGGAGCCCAGCTATCCCGCGGCTTGGCCTGACCCCGAAACTTCTCGACTGCACTTTAGGCAGCTGCGTTACCAGGAGGTGGCTGGACCGGAAGAGGCGCTGAGCCGGCTCCGAGAACTCTGTCGTCGGTGGCTGAGGCCCGAGCTGCTCTCCAAGGAGCAGATCCTGGAGCTGCTGGTGCTGGAGCAGTTCCTCACCATCCTGCCCGAGGAGCTCCAAGCCTGGGTGCGAGAGCACTGCCCAGAGAGCGGGGAGGAGGCGGTGGCCGTGGTGCGGGCTCTGCAGCGAGCGCTCGATGGAACCTCACCCCAG GGGATGGTGACTTTCGAGGACATGGCTGTGTCTCTAACCTGGGAGGAGTGGGAGCGCCTGGACCCAGCACGGAGGGACTTCTGCAGAGAGAGTGCGCAGAAGGATTCCGGGAGCACAGTTCCGCCGA GTCCTGTGAAAATGAAGGGAAGAGGGTGTCTGCTCAGTTCCACTAGGGGCTCCCACCATCACGGTCAGGCGACCACTGTCTCTCTGATGCAG ggggtctcactctgtcgtccaggctggagtgcagtggtgcaatcttggctcactgcaatctccacctcccgggttcaagcaattttcctgtctcagcctcctgagtag
- the ZNF394 gene encoding zinc finger protein 394 isoform X4, giving the protein MNSSLTVQRRGSDAELGPWVMAARSKDAALSQRDGLLPVKVEEDSPGSWEPSYPAAWPDPETSRLHFRQLRYQEVAGPEEALSRLRELCRRWLRPELLSKEQILELLVLEQFLTILPEELQAWVREHCPESGEEAVAVVRALQRALDGTSPQGMVTFEDMAVSLTWEEWERLDPARRDFCRESAQKDSGSTVPPSLESRVENKELIPMQQILEEVEPQGQLQEAFQGKHPLFSKCGSTHEDRVEKQSGNPLPLKLENSAEAEGLNSISDVNKNGSIEGEDSKNNELQNSARCSNLVLCQHIPKAERPTDGEEHGNKCKQSFHMVAWHVLKPHKSDSGDSFHHSSFFETQRQLHEERPYKCGNCGKSFKQRSDLFRHQRIHTGPVKMKGRGCLLSSTRGSHHHGQATTVSLMQELSGN; this is encoded by the exons ATGAATTCCAGCTTGACCGTCCAGAGGCGCGGCAGTGACGCCGAGTTGGGACCCTGGGTGATGGCTGCGAGGTCCAAGGACGCGGCGCTGTCCCAACGCGACGGACTTTTGCCCGTGAAAGTGGAGGAAGACTCACCCGGAAGTTGGGAGCCCAGCTATCCCGCGGCTTGGCCTGACCCCGAAACTTCTCGACTGCACTTTAGGCAGCTGCGTTACCAGGAGGTGGCTGGACCGGAAGAGGCGCTGAGCCGGCTCCGAGAACTCTGTCGTCGGTGGCTGAGGCCCGAGCTGCTCTCCAAGGAGCAGATCCTGGAGCTGCTGGTGCTGGAGCAGTTCCTCACCATCCTGCCCGAGGAGCTCCAAGCCTGGGTGCGAGAGCACTGCCCAGAGAGCGGGGAGGAGGCGGTGGCCGTGGTGCGGGCTCTGCAGCGAGCGCTCGATGGAACCTCACCCCAG GGGATGGTGACTTTCGAGGACATGGCTGTGTCTCTAACCTGGGAGGAGTGGGAGCGCCTGGACCCAGCACGGAGGGACTTCTGCAGAGAGAGTGCGCAGAAGGATTCCGGGAGCACAGTTCCGCCGA GTTTGGAAAGCAGAGTGGAGAACAAAGAGTTGATTCCAATGCAACAAATTTTAGAAGAAGTGGAGCCACAGGGGCAACTACAAGAGGCGTTCCAGGGGAAGCACCCCCTGTTTTCTAAGTGTGGCAGTACCCATGAGGACAGGGTGGAAAAGCAGTCTGGAAACCCCTTGCCCCTGAAACTTGAAAATTCTGCTGAAGCAGAAGGACTCAACAGCATCTCAGATGTCAACAAGAATGGTTCCATAGAAGGGGAAGACTCTAAAAATAATGAATTGCAGAACAGTGCCAGATGTTCCAACCTTGTTCTATGTCAGCACATCCCAAAAGCAGAGAGGCCCACTGACGGTGAGGAACACGGGAACAAGTGCAAGCAGAGTTTCCACATGGTGGCGTGGCACGTGCTGAAACCTCACAAGTCTGACAGTGGAGACAGTTTCCATCATTCCAGCTTTTTTGAGACCCAGAGGCAGCTCCATGAAGAGAGACCTTATAAATGTGGTAACTGTGGGAAGAGTTTCAAACAACGCTCTGACCTCTTTAGACACCAGAGAATCCACACAG GTCCTGTGAAAATGAAGGGAAGAGGGTGTCTGCTCAGTTCCACTAGGGGCTCCCACCATCACGGTCAGGCGACCACTGTCTCTCTGATGCAG GAACTGTCTGGAAACTGA
- the ZNF394 gene encoding zinc finger protein 394 isoform X9, with translation MNSSLTVQRRGSDAELGPWVMAARSKDAALSQRDGLLPVKVEEDSPGSWEPSYPAAWPDPETSRLHFRQLRYQEVAGPEEALSRLRELCRRWLRPELLSKEQILELLVLEQFLTILPEELQAWVREHCPESGEEAVAVVRALQRALDGTSPQGMVTFEDMAVSLTWEEWERLDPARRDFCRESAQKDSGSTVPPSPVKMKGRGCLLSSTRGSHHHGQATTVSLMQELSGN, from the exons ATGAATTCCAGCTTGACCGTCCAGAGGCGCGGCAGTGACGCCGAGTTGGGACCCTGGGTGATGGCTGCGAGGTCCAAGGACGCGGCGCTGTCCCAACGCGACGGACTTTTGCCCGTGAAAGTGGAGGAAGACTCACCCGGAAGTTGGGAGCCCAGCTATCCCGCGGCTTGGCCTGACCCCGAAACTTCTCGACTGCACTTTAGGCAGCTGCGTTACCAGGAGGTGGCTGGACCGGAAGAGGCGCTGAGCCGGCTCCGAGAACTCTGTCGTCGGTGGCTGAGGCCCGAGCTGCTCTCCAAGGAGCAGATCCTGGAGCTGCTGGTGCTGGAGCAGTTCCTCACCATCCTGCCCGAGGAGCTCCAAGCCTGGGTGCGAGAGCACTGCCCAGAGAGCGGGGAGGAGGCGGTGGCCGTGGTGCGGGCTCTGCAGCGAGCGCTCGATGGAACCTCACCCCAG GGGATGGTGACTTTCGAGGACATGGCTGTGTCTCTAACCTGGGAGGAGTGGGAGCGCCTGGACCCAGCACGGAGGGACTTCTGCAGAGAGAGTGCGCAGAAGGATTCCGGGAGCACAGTTCCGCCGA GTCCTGTGAAAATGAAGGGAAGAGGGTGTCTGCTCAGTTCCACTAGGGGCTCCCACCATCACGGTCAGGCGACCACTGTCTCTCTGATGCAG GAACTGTCTGGAAACTGA
- the ZNF394 gene encoding zinc finger protein 394 isoform X8 → MNSSLTVQRRGSDAELGPWVMAARSKDAALSQRDGLLPVKVEEDSPGSWEPSYPAAWPDPETSRLHFRQLRYQEVAGPEEALSRLRELCRRWLRPELLSKEQILELLVLEQFLTILPEELQAWVREHCPESGEEAVAVVRALQRALDGTSPQGMVTFEDMAVSLTWEEWERLDPARRDFCRESAQKDSGSTVPPSPVKMKGRGCLLSSTRGSHHHGQATTVSLMQVTLFMDRKS, encoded by the exons ATGAATTCCAGCTTGACCGTCCAGAGGCGCGGCAGTGACGCCGAGTTGGGACCCTGGGTGATGGCTGCGAGGTCCAAGGACGCGGCGCTGTCCCAACGCGACGGACTTTTGCCCGTGAAAGTGGAGGAAGACTCACCCGGAAGTTGGGAGCCCAGCTATCCCGCGGCTTGGCCTGACCCCGAAACTTCTCGACTGCACTTTAGGCAGCTGCGTTACCAGGAGGTGGCTGGACCGGAAGAGGCGCTGAGCCGGCTCCGAGAACTCTGTCGTCGGTGGCTGAGGCCCGAGCTGCTCTCCAAGGAGCAGATCCTGGAGCTGCTGGTGCTGGAGCAGTTCCTCACCATCCTGCCCGAGGAGCTCCAAGCCTGGGTGCGAGAGCACTGCCCAGAGAGCGGGGAGGAGGCGGTGGCCGTGGTGCGGGCTCTGCAGCGAGCGCTCGATGGAACCTCACCCCAG GGGATGGTGACTTTCGAGGACATGGCTGTGTCTCTAACCTGGGAGGAGTGGGAGCGCCTGGACCCAGCACGGAGGGACTTCTGCAGAGAGAGTGCGCAGAAGGATTCCGGGAGCACAGTTCCGCCGA GTCCTGTGAAAATGAAGGGAAGAGGGTGTCTGCTCAGTTCCACTAGGGGCTCCCACCATCACGGTCAGGCGACCACTGTCTCTCTGATGCAG
- the ZNF394 gene encoding zinc finger protein 394 isoform X10, with the protein MNSSLTVQRRGSDAELGPWVMAARSKDAALSQRDGLLPVKVEEDSPGSWEPSYPAAWPDPETSRLHFRQLRYQEVAGPEEALSRLRELCRRWLRPELLSKEQILELLVLEQFLTILPEELQAWVREHCPESGEEAVAVVRALQRALDGTSPQGMVTFEDMAVSLTWEEWERLDPARRDFCRESAQKDSGSTVPPSPVKMKGRGCLLSSTRGSHHHGQATTVSLMQIRD; encoded by the exons ATGAATTCCAGCTTGACCGTCCAGAGGCGCGGCAGTGACGCCGAGTTGGGACCCTGGGTGATGGCTGCGAGGTCCAAGGACGCGGCGCTGTCCCAACGCGACGGACTTTTGCCCGTGAAAGTGGAGGAAGACTCACCCGGAAGTTGGGAGCCCAGCTATCCCGCGGCTTGGCCTGACCCCGAAACTTCTCGACTGCACTTTAGGCAGCTGCGTTACCAGGAGGTGGCTGGACCGGAAGAGGCGCTGAGCCGGCTCCGAGAACTCTGTCGTCGGTGGCTGAGGCCCGAGCTGCTCTCCAAGGAGCAGATCCTGGAGCTGCTGGTGCTGGAGCAGTTCCTCACCATCCTGCCCGAGGAGCTCCAAGCCTGGGTGCGAGAGCACTGCCCAGAGAGCGGGGAGGAGGCGGTGGCCGTGGTGCGGGCTCTGCAGCGAGCGCTCGATGGAACCTCACCCCAG GGGATGGTGACTTTCGAGGACATGGCTGTGTCTCTAACCTGGGAGGAGTGGGAGCGCCTGGACCCAGCACGGAGGGACTTCTGCAGAGAGAGTGCGCAGAAGGATTCCGGGAGCACAGTTCCGCCGA GTCCTGTGAAAATGAAGGGAAGAGGGTGTCTGCTCAGTTCCACTAGGGGCTCCCACCATCACGGTCAGGCGACCACTGTCTCTCTGATGCAG
- the ZNF394 gene encoding zinc finger protein 394 isoform X6, with protein MQPWTFAVSVTALKDGTDPKNSRKGITCRRKMNSSLTVQRRGSDAELGPWVMAARSKDAALSQRDGLLPVKVEEDSPGSWEPSYPAAWPDPETSRLHFRQLRYQEVAGPEEALSRLRELCRRWLRPELLSKEQILELLVLEQFLTILPEELQAWVREHCPESGEEAVAVVRALQRALDGTSPQGMVTFEDMAVSLTWEEWERLDPARRDFCRESAQKDSGSTVPPSLESRVENKELIPMQQILEEVEPQGQLQEAFQGKHPLFSKCGSTHEDRVEKQSGNPLPLKLENSAEAEGLNSISDVNKNGSIEGEDSKNNELQNSARCSNLVLCQHIPKAERPTDGEEHGNKCKQSFHMVAWHVLKPHKSDSGDSFHHSSFFETQRQLHEERPYKCGNCGKSFKQRSDLFRHQRIHTGPVKMKGRGCLLSSTRGSHHHGQATTVSLMQVTLFMDRKS; from the exons atgcaGCCTTGGACCTTcgctgtgagtgttacagctcttaaagatggcacggacccaaaga ACTCCAGGAAGGGCATCACATGTCGGAGAAAGATGAATTCCAGCTTGACCGTCCAGAGGCGCGGCAGTGACGCCGAGTTGGGACCCTGGGTGATGGCTGCGAGGTCCAAGGACGCGGCGCTGTCCCAACGCGACGGACTTTTGCCCGTGAAAGTGGAGGAAGACTCACCCGGAAGTTGGGAGCCCAGCTATCCCGCGGCTTGGCCTGACCCCGAAACTTCTCGACTGCACTTTAGGCAGCTGCGTTACCAGGAGGTGGCTGGACCGGAAGAGGCGCTGAGCCGGCTCCGAGAACTCTGTCGTCGGTGGCTGAGGCCCGAGCTGCTCTCCAAGGAGCAGATCCTGGAGCTGCTGGTGCTGGAGCAGTTCCTCACCATCCTGCCCGAGGAGCTCCAAGCCTGGGTGCGAGAGCACTGCCCAGAGAGCGGGGAGGAGGCGGTGGCCGTGGTGCGGGCTCTGCAGCGAGCGCTCGATGGAACCTCACCCCAG GGGATGGTGACTTTCGAGGACATGGCTGTGTCTCTAACCTGGGAGGAGTGGGAGCGCCTGGACCCAGCACGGAGGGACTTCTGCAGAGAGAGTGCGCAGAAGGATTCCGGGAGCACAGTTCCGCCGA GTTTGGAAAGCAGAGTGGAGAACAAAGAGTTGATTCCAATGCAACAAATTTTAGAAGAAGTGGAGCCACAGGGGCAACTACAAGAGGCGTTCCAGGGGAAGCACCCCCTGTTTTCTAAGTGTGGCAGTACCCATGAGGACAGGGTGGAAAAGCAGTCTGGAAACCCCTTGCCCCTGAAACTTGAAAATTCTGCTGAAGCAGAAGGACTCAACAGCATCTCAGATGTCAACAAGAATGGTTCCATAGAAGGGGAAGACTCTAAAAATAATGAATTGCAGAACAGTGCCAGATGTTCCAACCTTGTTCTATGTCAGCACATCCCAAAAGCAGAGAGGCCCACTGACGGTGAGGAACACGGGAACAAGTGCAAGCAGAGTTTCCACATGGTGGCGTGGCACGTGCTGAAACCTCACAAGTCTGACAGTGGAGACAGTTTCCATCATTCCAGCTTTTTTGAGACCCAGAGGCAGCTCCATGAAGAGAGACCTTATAAATGTGGTAACTGTGGGAAGAGTTTCAAACAACGCTCTGACCTCTTTAGACACCAGAGAATCCACACAG GTCCTGTGAAAATGAAGGGAAGAGGGTGTCTGCTCAGTTCCACTAGGGGCTCCCACCATCACGGTCAGGCGACCACTGTCTCTCTGATGCAG
- the ZNF394 gene encoding zinc finger protein 394 isoform X1 — protein MNSSLTVQRRGSDAELGPWVMAARSKDAALSQRDGLLPVKVEEDSPGSWEPSYPAAWPDPETSRLHFRQLRYQEVAGPEEALSRLRELCRRWLRPELLSKEQILELLVLEQFLTILPEELQAWVREHCPESGEEAVAVVRALQRALDGTSPQGMVTFEDMAVSLTWEEWERLDPARRDFCRESAQKDSGSTVPPSLESRVENKELIPMQQILEEVEPQGQLQEAFQGKHPLFSKCGSTHEDRVEKQSGNPLPLKLENSAEAEGLNSISDVNKNGSIEGEDSKNNELQNSARCSNLVLCQHIPKAERPTDGEEHGNKCKQSFHMVAWHVLKPHKSDSGDSFHHSSFFETQRQLHEERPYKCGNCGKSFKQRSDLFRHQRIHTGEKPYGCQECGKSFSQSAALTKHQRTHTGEKPYTCLKCGERFRQNSHLNRHQSTHSRDKHFKCEECGETCHISNLFRHQRLHKGERPYKCEECKKSFKQRSDLFKHHRIHTGEKPYGCSVCGKRFNQSATLIKHQRIHTGEKPYKCLECGERFRQSTHLIRHQRIHQNKMLSVGRGGSRL, from the exons ATGAATTCCAGCTTGACCGTCCAGAGGCGCGGCAGTGACGCCGAGTTGGGACCCTGGGTGATGGCTGCGAGGTCCAAGGACGCGGCGCTGTCCCAACGCGACGGACTTTTGCCCGTGAAAGTGGAGGAAGACTCACCCGGAAGTTGGGAGCCCAGCTATCCCGCGGCTTGGCCTGACCCCGAAACTTCTCGACTGCACTTTAGGCAGCTGCGTTACCAGGAGGTGGCTGGACCGGAAGAGGCGCTGAGCCGGCTCCGAGAACTCTGTCGTCGGTGGCTGAGGCCCGAGCTGCTCTCCAAGGAGCAGATCCTGGAGCTGCTGGTGCTGGAGCAGTTCCTCACCATCCTGCCCGAGGAGCTCCAAGCCTGGGTGCGAGAGCACTGCCCAGAGAGCGGGGAGGAGGCGGTGGCCGTGGTGCGGGCTCTGCAGCGAGCGCTCGATGGAACCTCACCCCAG GGGATGGTGACTTTCGAGGACATGGCTGTGTCTCTAACCTGGGAGGAGTGGGAGCGCCTGGACCCAGCACGGAGGGACTTCTGCAGAGAGAGTGCGCAGAAGGATTCCGGGAGCACAGTTCCGCCGA GTTTGGAAAGCAGAGTGGAGAACAAAGAGTTGATTCCAATGCAACAAATTTTAGAAGAAGTGGAGCCACAGGGGCAACTACAAGAGGCGTTCCAGGGGAAGCACCCCCTGTTTTCTAAGTGTGGCAGTACCCATGAGGACAGGGTGGAAAAGCAGTCTGGAAACCCCTTGCCCCTGAAACTTGAAAATTCTGCTGAAGCAGAAGGACTCAACAGCATCTCAGATGTCAACAAGAATGGTTCCATAGAAGGGGAAGACTCTAAAAATAATGAATTGCAGAACAGTGCCAGATGTTCCAACCTTGTTCTATGTCAGCACATCCCAAAAGCAGAGAGGCCCACTGACGGTGAGGAACACGGGAACAAGTGCAAGCAGAGTTTCCACATGGTGGCGTGGCACGTGCTGAAACCTCACAAGTCTGACAGTGGAGACAGTTTCCATCATTCCAGCTTTTTTGAGACCCAGAGGCAGCTCCATGAAGAGAGACCTTATAAATGTGGTAACTGTGGGAAGAGTTTCAAACAACGCTCTGACCTCTTTAGACACCAGAGAATCCACACAGGTGAGAAACCCTATGGCTGCCAAGAATGTGGGAAAAGCTTCAGCCAGAGCGCTGCCCTGACCAAGCACCAGAGAACACACACAGGCGAGAAGCCGTACACCTGTCTGAAATGTGGGGAGCGCTTCAGGCAGAATTCACACCTAAATCGTCATCAAAGTACCCACAGTAGagacaaacattttaaatgtgagGAATGCGGGGAAACCTGTCATATTTCCAACCTTTTTAGACATCAGAGACTACATAAAGGGGAGAGACCCTATAAGTGTGAAGAATGTAAGAAGAGCTTCAAACAGCGCTCTGACCTCTTTAAACACCACAGAATCCACACTGGGGAGAAGCCCTATGGATGTTCCGTCTGTGGGAAACGCTTCAATCAGAGTGCAACCCTCATTAAACaccagagaattcacactggGGAAAAGCCTTACAAATGTCTTGAATGTGGGGAAAGATTTAGACAAAGTACACACCTTATCCGACACCAAAGaattcatcaaaataaaatgctatcggttgggcgcggtggctcacgcctgtaa
- the ZNF394 gene encoding zinc finger protein 394 isoform X2: MQPWTFAVSVTALKDGTDPKNSRKGITCRRKMNSSLTVQRRGSDAELGPWVMAARSKDAALSQRDGLLPVKVEEDSPGSWEPSYPAAWPDPETSRLHFRQLRYQEVAGPEEALSRLRELCRRWLRPELLSKEQILELLVLEQFLTILPEELQAWVREHCPESGEEAVAVVRALQRALDGTSPQGMVTFEDMAVSLTWEEWERLDPARRDFCRESAQKDSGSTVPPSLESRVENKELIPMQQILEEVEPQGQLQEAFQGKHPLFSKCGSTHEDRVEKQSGNPLPLKLENSAEAEGLNSISDVNKNGSIEGEDSKNNELQNSARCSNLVLCQHIPKAERPTDGEEHGNKCKQSFHMVAWHVLKPHKSDSGDSFHHSSFFETQRQLHEERPYKCGNCGKSFKQRSDLFRHQRIHTGEKPYGCQECGKSFSQSAALTKHQRTHTGEKPYTCLKCGERFRQNSHLNRHQSTHSRDKHFKCEECGETCHISNLFRHQRLHKGERPYKCEECKKSFKQRSDLFKHHRIHTGEKPYGCSVCGKRFNQSATLIKHQRIHTGEKPYKCLECGERFRQSTHLIRHQRIHQNKMLSVGRGGSRL, encoded by the exons atgcaGCCTTGGACCTTcgctgtgagtgttacagctcttaaagatggcacggacccaaaga ACTCCAGGAAGGGCATCACATGTCGGAGAAAGATGAATTCCAGCTTGACCGTCCAGAGGCGCGGCAGTGACGCCGAGTTGGGACCCTGGGTGATGGCTGCGAGGTCCAAGGACGCGGCGCTGTCCCAACGCGACGGACTTTTGCCCGTGAAAGTGGAGGAAGACTCACCCGGAAGTTGGGAGCCCAGCTATCCCGCGGCTTGGCCTGACCCCGAAACTTCTCGACTGCACTTTAGGCAGCTGCGTTACCAGGAGGTGGCTGGACCGGAAGAGGCGCTGAGCCGGCTCCGAGAACTCTGTCGTCGGTGGCTGAGGCCCGAGCTGCTCTCCAAGGAGCAGATCCTGGAGCTGCTGGTGCTGGAGCAGTTCCTCACCATCCTGCCCGAGGAGCTCCAAGCCTGGGTGCGAGAGCACTGCCCAGAGAGCGGGGAGGAGGCGGTGGCCGTGGTGCGGGCTCTGCAGCGAGCGCTCGATGGAACCTCACCCCAG GGGATGGTGACTTTCGAGGACATGGCTGTGTCTCTAACCTGGGAGGAGTGGGAGCGCCTGGACCCAGCACGGAGGGACTTCTGCAGAGAGAGTGCGCAGAAGGATTCCGGGAGCACAGTTCCGCCGA GTTTGGAAAGCAGAGTGGAGAACAAAGAGTTGATTCCAATGCAACAAATTTTAGAAGAAGTGGAGCCACAGGGGCAACTACAAGAGGCGTTCCAGGGGAAGCACCCCCTGTTTTCTAAGTGTGGCAGTACCCATGAGGACAGGGTGGAAAAGCAGTCTGGAAACCCCTTGCCCCTGAAACTTGAAAATTCTGCTGAAGCAGAAGGACTCAACAGCATCTCAGATGTCAACAAGAATGGTTCCATAGAAGGGGAAGACTCTAAAAATAATGAATTGCAGAACAGTGCCAGATGTTCCAACCTTGTTCTATGTCAGCACATCCCAAAAGCAGAGAGGCCCACTGACGGTGAGGAACACGGGAACAAGTGCAAGCAGAGTTTCCACATGGTGGCGTGGCACGTGCTGAAACCTCACAAGTCTGACAGTGGAGACAGTTTCCATCATTCCAGCTTTTTTGAGACCCAGAGGCAGCTCCATGAAGAGAGACCTTATAAATGTGGTAACTGTGGGAAGAGTTTCAAACAACGCTCTGACCTCTTTAGACACCAGAGAATCCACACAGGTGAGAAACCCTATGGCTGCCAAGAATGTGGGAAAAGCTTCAGCCAGAGCGCTGCCCTGACCAAGCACCAGAGAACACACACAGGCGAGAAGCCGTACACCTGTCTGAAATGTGGGGAGCGCTTCAGGCAGAATTCACACCTAAATCGTCATCAAAGTACCCACAGTAGagacaaacattttaaatgtgagGAATGCGGGGAAACCTGTCATATTTCCAACCTTTTTAGACATCAGAGACTACATAAAGGGGAGAGACCCTATAAGTGTGAAGAATGTAAGAAGAGCTTCAAACAGCGCTCTGACCTCTTTAAACACCACAGAATCCACACTGGGGAGAAGCCCTATGGATGTTCCGTCTGTGGGAAACGCTTCAATCAGAGTGCAACCCTCATTAAACaccagagaattcacactggGGAAAAGCCTTACAAATGTCTTGAATGTGGGGAAAGATTTAGACAAAGTACACACCTTATCCGACACCAAAGaattcatcaaaataaaatgctatcggttgggcgcggtggctcacgcctgtaa